In Helicobacter mastomyrinus, a single genomic region encodes these proteins:
- a CDS encoding phage late control D family protein, which yields MGIEQYIAPHFALTHKGSTKHQMKILSLSYMDYEKDNVDMLSLTLAPNSKLPSFGDRIELLLGRNSLNFMGAFYVSSIKESYLHHYTIEATSIDYTKEFKILKSRSFENLSYAQILQSVARENNLKTKLDFKYKDSITYIEQIDESDSALCKRLADELDCSFSVKNDTLIFIDRDKRFDRRVYNINAADTLSLEIEHFAQMHYKSVELTYQDESGNTRNVKVGKGVPIYKMSREAKDDNHALQMATTRLQMLNAKKLKGSLSAIGRVLFAGGYLALTKDNTTSTHIITQVTHTLDSKAWNMSLEFESER from the coding sequence ATGGGAATAGAACAATACATTGCCCCGCACTTTGCGCTCACACACAAAGGTAGCACAAAACATCAAATGAAAATCCTATCCTTAAGCTATATGGATTATGAAAAAGATAATGTAGATATGCTTAGCCTTACCCTTGCCCCAAATTCTAAACTCCCTAGCTTTGGTGATAGAATCGAACTCCTCTTAGGAAGGAATAGCCTTAATTTTATGGGGGCATTTTATGTAAGTAGTATTAAGGAATCTTACTTACACCACTACACCATAGAAGCTACGAGTATTGATTACACCAAAGAGTTTAAAATCCTCAAAAGTCGCAGTTTTGAAAACCTCTCCTATGCACAAATCCTCCAATCAGTTGCAAGAGAAAATAACCTCAAAACCAAGCTTGATTTTAAGTATAAAGATTCAATTACCTATATTGAACAAATCGATGAGAGCGATTCAGCTCTATGCAAAAGATTAGCCGATGAGCTTGATTGTAGCTTTAGCGTAAAAAACGATACGCTTATATTCATTGATAGGGATAAAAGATTTGATAGGCGCGTTTATAACATCAATGCAGCAGATACTCTAAGCTTAGAGATAGAGCATTTCGCACAAATGCACTATAAAAGCGTAGAGCTTACCTATCAAGATGAGAGTGGTAACACGCGCAATGTTAAAGTCGGCAAAGGTGTGCCAATTTACAAAATGAGTAGAGAAGCAAAAGATGATAATCACGCCTTACAAATGGCTACGACAAGATTACAAATGCTTAATGCTAAAAAGCTAAAGGGTAGTCTTAGTGCCATAGGCAGAGTGCTTTTTGCAGGAGGATATTTAGCACTTACAAAAGATAATACCACAAGCACACACATCATTACACAAGTAACGCACACTTTAGATTCTAAAGCTTGGAATATGAGTTTAGAATTTGAAAGTGAGCGGTAG